From Lepisosteus oculatus isolate fLepOcu1 chromosome 8, fLepOcu1.hap2, whole genome shotgun sequence, one genomic window encodes:
- the tmx1 gene encoding thioredoxin-related transmembrane protein 1 isoform X1 — protein MNMATSLTCRRSTDRACSKGFIAAALLLIISLAPQAALCKKSHLRVVTDGNWQEILEGEWMIEFFAPWCPACQQLQPVWNEFAEWAEDMGVNIAKVDVTEEPGLSGRFIITALPTIYHCKDGVFRRYQGARTKDDFLSFVDEKKWQDIEPVSSWFGPSSFLMNTMSALFKLSMFIRHCHNYITEQIGIPVWGSYAIFALATLFSGLVLGLILVFIADCVFPSRRFAPPGHYQKKQALEQARLIKRLEDEQEADGEEEDEDECEEERGREVWRKNHHGGHQEVEDWEGQSQEDLLPRRERLEAEEESSHEALRRRMPAAQEEDT, from the exons ATGAACATGGCGACTTCGCTAACGTGCAGGAGAAGTACTGATAGAGCCTGTTCTAAAGGCTTCATCGCGGCCGCGTTGCTGCTCATTATTTCTCTGGCACCGCAAGCGGCCTTGTGCAAGAAGAGCCATCTCCGAGTTGTCACTGACGGGAACTGGCAGGAAATTCTGGAAGGAGAGTGGATGATAGAATT CTTTGCCCCGTGGTGCCCAGcctgccagcagctccagccCGTGTGGAATGAGTTTGCGGAATGGGCGGAGGACATGGGGGTCAATATTGCCAAGGTGGACGTCACAGAAGAGCCAG GTCTGAGTGGTCGCTTCATTATCACGGCTCTTCCAACAATCTACCA CTGTAAAGATGGAGTATTTCGGAGGTACCAAGGTGCCAGGACGAAAGACGACTTCTTGAGCTTCGTTGACGAGAAGAAATGGCAGGACATTGAGCCTGTTTCTTCCTGGTTTGGACCTTCTTCCTTCCT GATGAACACAATGTCAGCTCTCTTCAAACTCTCAATGTTCATACGG CATTGCCATAACTACATTACAGAGCAAATTGGAATTCCAGTATGGGGATCCTATGCAATCTTTGCACTTGCGACTCTCTTCTCAGGTCTTGTTTTAGGACTG ATCTTGGTGTTCATCGCTGACTGCGTCTTCCCATCCCGCCGATTTGCCCCGCCGGGTCATTACCAAA AGAAGCAGGCTCTGGAGCAGGCTCGCCTGATAAAGAGGCTGGAGGATGAGCAGGAGGCGGacggggaggaggaggatgaagatGAGTGCGAGGAAGAGCGGGGGCGGGAGGTGTGGAGGAAGAATCATCATGGTGGGCACCAGGAGGTGGAGGACTGGGAGGGGCAGAGCCAGGAGGACCTGCTGccaaggagagagagactggaggCAGAGGAGGAGAGTTCTCACGAAGCCCTTCGCAGGAGAATGCCTGCAGCCCAGGAGGAGGACACCTAA
- the tmx1 gene encoding thioredoxin-related transmembrane protein 1 isoform X2 has product MGVNIAKVDVTEEPGLSGRFIITALPTIYHCKDGVFRRYQGARTKDDFLSFVDEKKWQDIEPVSSWFGPSSFLMNTMSALFKLSMFIRHCHNYITEQIGIPVWGSYAIFALATLFSGLVLGLILVFIADCVFPSRRFAPPGHYQKKQALEQARLIKRLEDEQEADGEEEDEDECEEERGREVWRKNHHGGHQEVEDWEGQSQEDLLPRRERLEAEEESSHEALRRRMPAAQEEDT; this is encoded by the exons ATGGGGGTCAATATTGCCAAGGTGGACGTCACAGAAGAGCCAG GTCTGAGTGGTCGCTTCATTATCACGGCTCTTCCAACAATCTACCA CTGTAAAGATGGAGTATTTCGGAGGTACCAAGGTGCCAGGACGAAAGACGACTTCTTGAGCTTCGTTGACGAGAAGAAATGGCAGGACATTGAGCCTGTTTCTTCCTGGTTTGGACCTTCTTCCTTCCT GATGAACACAATGTCAGCTCTCTTCAAACTCTCAATGTTCATACGG CATTGCCATAACTACATTACAGAGCAAATTGGAATTCCAGTATGGGGATCCTATGCAATCTTTGCACTTGCGACTCTCTTCTCAGGTCTTGTTTTAGGACTG ATCTTGGTGTTCATCGCTGACTGCGTCTTCCCATCCCGCCGATTTGCCCCGCCGGGTCATTACCAAA AGAAGCAGGCTCTGGAGCAGGCTCGCCTGATAAAGAGGCTGGAGGATGAGCAGGAGGCGGacggggaggaggaggatgaagatGAGTGCGAGGAAGAGCGGGGGCGGGAGGTGTGGAGGAAGAATCATCATGGTGGGCACCAGGAGGTGGAGGACTGGGAGGGGCAGAGCCAGGAGGACCTGCTGccaaggagagagagactggaggCAGAGGAGGAGAGTTCTCACGAAGCCCTTCGCAGGAGAATGCCTGCAGCCCAGGAGGAGGACACCTAA